The window GGCAGTCATCAAAAACAATTGCATGAGAGCTGATGGTGTGGTAGAACTATGCACAAACAGACTTTTAGGTAGAGTTGTTGCGTTTTTTTCTTCTGGCATTAAAGGGGGTGCAGAGGGAAAGCACCTCGGCTGTCAGCAGTGCTTTTAACTAAAGTGCTGTACTTACACTCATTCATGTATTTTACCTTTATCTATTGTTACATATAATAGTGTGTATTTccttaagcgtacctaaactcagaaatttcactttacataaaaagggtggacaaccctttacacatatatatacatatatatgacaaaaaagggtgcagcaccaccccctaaatTCTTGATTGcctcacgcatcccaggaggctcttgggtgcttcttctgcacatgcctaagcatctcgggcatgcgcagaaggagccttttcgcacaaagagaaacatttgccaatctaatgcatgcgcagtaagatctgcaatttgtttttcatactatgtcacccaatctcatgcctgggtggagtgacgtaggatgaagaacccagaagaagagaagatggcggcacccggagcgcTAGCTctgggacgatgcaggaccagatgcaagacaccctcAGATGGAACGGACTGTCCTAAAGGattggtgtttttgttttaaagacgCTTTCAGTTTAGTCCCTCTTTAattgtatatctttattttttctttacattaacaATCTAAACAGTGAAAGAAATGGTGACTGAGACAAACTATACCAATGCAATTTTTGACTGAACAAATATCATTAATAAAGACCCCATAGAGTTACCAGAAACAATAAACTCCCAAAGCAAAGGGATGGTAACCCATGCCTGTAGTCTCTCTGCAGCTGATGATTCCCCATTACTAACatgttttgcctttttctggactgtgtaaaAAGCAGCCATCTTAGTGGGggcagggtttttatttttatatcagagACTCCAGGAGAAGTGGGCAGTAATAACAGAGATTGCAGGGCATGCGCATTGGATGTGTGCTAACTCTTCACTGTATTCTCCTTCTTCTACATGGTACTGATACTTTTGGATCTAACACCAATTGAAAAATATCTGTCGATGCTACTCCATGCAACCCACTCCAAACCCACAAATATCCTGGATCCAGCACAATCCTGGCAAACTTCTGTTGCACTTATATAACAGGAACATCTTGAGCATAGATTTCGTATAGCGCTTTCTATGCATACCCTGAGGTAGCCTAAGCggcaaaacgcgttggattaTGAGACTCTGTTATTGATCTTCCTCTTATACAATTTTGAGTATACTAGGGCTAATTGGTCTGCTATCCCATGCTATTGAATGGGAAGGACACCCCAAATGATTATACAGTGTTTGTACTTTGAGTTGTgacaaaattttcttttattctgctgtattttcaatacaatttgtgccgcaaacaaaaaaacaaaaaataattttgctttcaaATAGTAGGAATTTAGGACAAACAGTTGTAGACAGAAGGAGCTGGTGGAATACAACTTGCTTCAAAATCTTCTTTCAACACCGTTTCCATTAGCAATCACAGTAATCAAAACACATCCCACACCAGGTTTGACTACACTGCCAATTTATTACCTATTATATTACAGATATTAGCATTCATATTTGTAATCTGCCATAAGTTGTTTGAATGAGAACTTCAGTCAACACACAGAAATCATTGAAAGATAAAAAGAACACACATCATTTCAGGTTATAAATACCCCGTTTTATCTGTTGGATCCAGAAGTCATTTTATTGGAGTTTAATAGCTTTATATACTATAGATGAAAGAGCATGTGTGAATGGAACAACTTCCAACAATCAACAATTATAGAGCAGCTTATTTTTATGCCAGTTGGTTCTTTAATCAATTTATCTGTTTTGACTAAAAAGGCCCATTGGCATGAAAATAATTGTACACTGCAGCATTTCCATTGACCAGCTGGTATGACTATCACCAGCACCATCTTTTGCTCAGACCATTTAGCATACAAGGTTATGTACTATATGGCTAAAAGTTGTGGACTCCTGACCAGCACACctacattgtatgtaaaaatatacggACTCCCCTACAAAATTACTCCTTAACTCAAGATAGATTATCAAACAAAGACATTTTCGGCCTTGTAGCACACATTTATTGGAGAGtttattttctgttccagcataaCATTTCCCACTCTGTACAAAGCCAATGCTATAAAGACATTTGGTGTTGAGGAACCAACAGGCCTTTACAGAGCTTCGACTTTACCCCAATGAACATCTTTGAGATGAACTGGACACAGATATtcccatccaacatcagcacctgacacaacaaatatatatatatatatatatatatatatatatatatatatatatatatatatataataatagccATGGTTCTGATTGAGACGCCCAACAAACATTTAGATATGATGGTCAGGTGTGCTCAAACTTTTGgctatttaatgtatattgaaATGCGAAATAATGGCAGACACACGTTGTTCCAAACATGCTCAGGATCCCTTGTTTGGCAACCCTTTAAGCTACTGCAGGCCGAAATCTAATGTTATGGGTTCAGTTTTCTATCaatacatgtaaaaacaaaatacaggcaCATAAGAGCCCATGGCTTATCTATTTCATTGTTTAGTGTTTTGCCTGAAGTTCTCCATCGGTGTTATCACTGAAGCTGACCACAGACCTACCAAATGTGCTGCTGCCAAAACAAATCTCTTCGTTcagatattaaaaaagaaaaaagaaaaagaaaaaaaagattaaaataatacTTATGCAGCACAATCATAGgaaatcctgatttttttcttctttttatgatATACGTCTTtcagtttatattttcttttccatataTACACAAACGTTTATACATCCCTGCTTGTTTTGGACAAAATACCTGAAGGAAAACACTTTGCAGGAGAAACACAAAGGGGgcgaaaaacaaaatgaaatgaaacaaaaaaaaagtgtctttttttcatatttttttcagaaatatgatATCATATTGTAGATAGATTAAGGCTTGGCTGGACTTGCATCAATAAAAGCAGATAGTATGAAGGAAGGTTCGACCACTTTTGTCTTCAAATTCTTGTAACAGTTCATCAATTTCATTCTCCATATCTTCTGTGTGTTGTATCTGTAATAAAAGGATATAGTAATGCTTAGTAAAGAGTGTGCAGGAAAATACAATATGAACACAGGAGACTGATGTCTCATTGAAACAGATGTATCTGTAATTACTAAATAAGCTACCTGCAGAAATTAGGGTGatccattaaaaaaacagttaaactTTACTAATACATAAATGCAACAAACAGCTAAAAACTCAactgaaatatatatgtactaGACACCTCAACTACCAAAGGATTAGTCATGTGACAATGGTTTTGTTACTCCTTTGACACACATCAAAGATTGGAGGACATCACCACTTCCTCAGATTGGGGAATAGTTTGGGAATACAGTGGTGTCACCGCCACACCACTGCTTGGATCAGTAACACACCAATATCTGATACCATCTCTGCTCTCTCCTACACGTTCCCTGTCATTAAATGTTTATGCAGCAAACaaatatctatttacagatttccATACTTTGCTAATGGATTCAATAGTTCTTTTTAAAAGAGAATAAGATTATAAAACTATACATAATTTACATACACATGGGGTAATGATGTGGTCATCTCTGATTTGCTGGCTGATTGAAAATGGCGGATGAGGGGGTACTTTACACTGAGCCACTAAATTTCATGCATTGGCTAAGTTAGAAAACTCGAAAACTAATGCAATACCAAAAATATCAGAGCTTTCAAAAAATGTAGTACTGACACCCACTGAAAGTGCACTATACCAGACTAAACTGAATAGGTAgataaacagcaaaaataaaatctattagtTAATATGCTGTGAAGATTTGCTTGATTGAGATATGAAGTGGGACCAATTTATTACACCTAAACCCAAAGAGAAAGCATAGCAGCCCTCCATGGTGACCATCAGGCTTTAACATACTCTGCACTCTGAACTGTAACTGTACTCTGAAAAGGGAAACGTCACACACAATCtacttttcattttaatcctGGTTGGACCACACAAACTTTGCACATTGAATATAGATGATGAACAATTGCTATAGGTTCCTGGCTGCTATATCTGCATGGTTGTTATTGGAATGCAGGGGGATTATAGAAAATGCATGTATCATCAGACTAATGAAGGTAAAGAAGACATCgcaattgtgtttttgtattgctATGGCCTATAAATACAACTTTCCTTGTGACGTGTCAAAGCAAGAGCACAGCTTTGCCAATTGCTCCATCACAGGAGGATGAGGGTTGTAGCTGGCCCCCATGGACAAAGGCTTTATGTTCCTTTATGGATGATCTAGCTCTGAATACTATACTTCTAGACAAACCTGGAAtacaatgcatattaaaaaatagaaaccaaATGAACATTTAGAAACTTACACATTGGCAAAGTTCACAAATTAAGAAGGCTCCTAATGTTGCTTCTTCATGATTATCCTGAATATCAACATTTATGACATGAACTGGTTGGCACGTTTCCTGTTCTCTAGAGTTCAGGTCTGTAAAAGTGTCAAACACAGGATTACCACACAGCAAACACTCAGCAGTACAGGAAGACATAATAAACCTCAGTAAGAAAACAAAGCCAGCAagtttagtttgtttgtttttttaaacgtTAGCGGTGTGACATAATTCATCATTCTGGAATCACTTTAATAGAATCTAAAGGCTTATGATGCTTATTTAGATACATTAATTAAAGTatgatttttatgttattatcCCTATTAGGACACTGACCCAAACCTTTTTTCAGTTTCAGCAAGGGAAACTTTTAGCTGCTACCTGGGACAGGAAATAAAATTAGACAAGAAACATGACTACAATTCTCCCAGCAAGAAGTCCAATTGAAACTCTTCCTTGCTGTTTTTAAAAGGTGATCTTCAACTTCAGGGTAAGTTCATGTTTTAACCGCACATGTGCTTTTAGTAATGCTAGCAGAgccttaggccctgatttattaaagctctccaatgctggagaggatacactttcatcagtgaaactgagtgatccagcaaacctggaatggatctggtccaggattcaaaacatttgctaacaaatagcttttaagaaatccattcctggtttgctggatcactgttgaaagtgaatcctctccagcctttgactAACCAAGGTCATAGAAGGAATCTTATGATCAGCCTGGGATGAGCGATTAGAAGGATTTCGTTTTCATGATGGGCTTCTGATGGCAAAGCTAGCTGCAAACATGCACACAGAAAAGGGATCTCATGTGTACCGCATAATAGAAAGCATCATGTGGAATTTGCTCTGAGCAGGATATTTACAGAAAGTTTGCATACaggtttaaatgttttcatgcaaAGTTTATCATGAAATCTTTCTTACCTTCAACTACTTGATCATAGACTCTCTCCTCGCAGGTGATCACCAGGTCAAAATAGTCCTTACAGTTCTGGAACCTCTCTGGTCGTGGTTTGATCCTCTTATTTCTGTCCAGCATGTGTAAAATACCATTCTGTGTGTATCTGAATTATCGTGAATTAAGGAACTTTTGCAACCAGTTATGTTCTTACAAAGATTTTTGCTATTTGGCACAGAGAAATATTAACGTTTAGGTATGgtccaaactttattttttttatagttttgcacAACGTGGAGAAGGATTGGAACCTCTGCAAGGTTTCTATAGCAATCCAGGGATTCATTTGACATTTGTCTGGTCTAATAAAACTGGTGTCACTGTGACAATAAGGGGAAATCTCTCTTCACTTCATGTCCTCTGAACACAGAaagaaggtaaataaaaaaaaaaaatatatatttcttttgtacaGTGGGGAAGTGAAACTGTCAGAAGTGACAGCCCTCTGTGTCCCTATGGGAAGGATTCACCCTCAATTCCTGTTCCCATTCCAGGATTCCAACCCCTTCCTTTTCTATACACAAAGAACACTTAGGGCCCTTCTCTAATATAGTGTGCTTGCCAACACAACACACTGCTAAGTTATTCAAACATCAACACATCATACAACCACCTGCGAGCACACACCTTGCCAGCCATTATAATACTTTTATGTGTCTTGTAAACCATTTATAGCAAATGTAATGGCAGCATAAAAAGATGAGTGAGTAGAGTACCGTATTGCCTGCTCAGAACTTCAACAAATTATGGTATCAGAAAGGAAGTTCTTTGCACATTTCAAAGCCTCAACAAATctgaaatgcaaaaatcaattcatgAAAGGTCTTTTCATTAGAGAGCCTTTAACTATCAGCAGCTGAGAATGGCCAATCTAGTGAATTGCCGTCCTCAATCAATGAGAACAGAGCTTAAAGCAAAGATGACAGATCTGTCATAGCTTCCCATCCACTCCTCTGCGTAGATCACATTTGCATTCTCTGCCTTGCTCTAATTTTAGGAGCTGCAGACAAAGCttttataattttacatgtaATCATTCAAGTGCATTCCTTTATTTAATGGAAAGCTGGGTTGCAATTATTATGAAACCATTTAAATTaggattgctgtttttttttttattttgccagtgAAATGTTTATCAGCTGCAGTGATCAATTACCCCAAACTGATGGTGATTTTCGGAATTCCTTTCCCTTAATGGATTTGATCAATATTTCTGGCTTGATCATGATCACAGCTGTTTTATATGAGGGACATCAGACGTAAATGAGTTTAAAGACACAATATTACAGACACGTGGGTCTGCAGGTCACCCCACTTGCAACAAGCAACCATGCAGTATATCTTGCCTTGGGTTAGTTAGACACAAAGTACCAAAGCAAATAATAGACTTGATTACAGAATATTATACCCCAAAAATACATCAGAGAAGTTTTTAAATTGAATGAATTTATTCAAGCTTAAAGGGGAAACTTTAATGGCTTTGAGTTCATATTATTTTAACAGTTACTGTCTGCATCAGGAGACCTTTTTAACAggagggaatccttgaaataggTCGGCAGGACGAATATCTCTTAGAATATATGTCTGTTGTCACTTAAACCAGTGGTCGcaaaccttttcggacccacataACACTAAATTTTCCGGCTCCCTGCCccaccccccaagcagggtccttctcctgagcctgctcgggggcgcactggccagagccgcaggccaAAATTTTACAGAAGTGCCAGTCCTCAGTTCAATGTTCCTAAAGCCTGAGGACAGTTTTGGAGAGAAGGCCATCAACCTACCATTATGTTATTGGGGTGTGGAAGGAACTCTACCCCACagaaacacaaggagaacatacaagctaattgcagatagtgtcctggtgtGGATTTGAACCTGAGATTGTCCAAAGATTAATACTTTGTCATCCATTCTCCATATGTTTCTATGGAATGTGTACCTAGGGGGAAAGCAACACAAAATGCAGCAAGAAAGAAGTAAATCGCCTGCAAGGGTCATAGGCAGCAACACAATCCCCATAAGTGCTTCAACCTCCCCCATCCCCCAGAAACCAAGCGTCAGCtttctaaaatataaacatatctgTCCATAGTACACCAATCCCATCAACCAGTAAATAGATACAAAGGGCCAGTTGCTACGGACATCACATTCCACGACCATTGGTTATTTTGCTATGAATCCTATACGCCGGTACCCATTTAAAGACTGCACTAGCTCATGATTACGGTTCTGACGTCTGCACACATAGCTATAAAACCTGTACATAGTGATCCCAACTGTAtagtttattgcaataaaaagctaaataattcAGCACCAGTTATTGTAGCTGAAAACCTTTGCAGAAAATAATTAGAATGGATGAAAGCAGAAAGTAAGTGAACATAATAGAGAAATATAAGGTACAGGTAGAGACTTTAGCATCAGAACAAGGAGGACCCAGCAgagcaaaatgttacaaaataaatgctGAGTTATGGAATGTTTTGTCAGTGACAGTATTTATGTCACCGTATAGAACAGCCTTATTCCGCCAATATGATGATTTCTGCCATTAATAATAtgctttatttactaaagaagttttgTATATCCGGTTtacccgaaaataagccctatcatGGTTTTTCCGTATTTTTAGGATGCTCGAAATAcaagccctaccctgaaaataggtatatatatatatatatatatatatatatatatacacacacacacacacacggacaagaggtgctcatttagctattgctagacatgagaaattggctaatggttctaaaggaaaaaTAGGATCAcaaaattcaagatggaattcagggtttggaatTATGATGATGTTCCCAtgagatgatgacatgactgtatttgaataaatgttgattttttttttttgtttaagaataaatgttaattgttgttcatgcaaaaataagacatcccctgaaaataagccctagtgcattatTTGGAGCACAAATTATTAAtggacactgtcttatttttggggaaacaggatattacagttaggtccataaatattgggacacagaaattttttctaattttgatgaAACAACACGGATGCAGTTGAAccacagactttcagctttaattcagtgggttgaacaaaaagattgcataaaaatacaaggaactaaagccttttttttttttttttttttttttaacacaatcacttcatttcaggggctcaaaagtaattggataattgcctcaaaggctatttcatgggctggtttgggcaattccttcatcatgtcattatcaattaagcagataaaaggcctggtgTTGATATGAGGTGGGGGGGTGCttatatgtggaagattttgctgtgaacagacaacaagcggtcaaaggagctctccatgcaggtgaaacaagccatccttaggctgcaaaaacagaaaaaacctatccgagaaattgctacaatattaggagggcaaaatctacagtttggtacataatgagaaagaaacaaagcactggtgaactcagcaacgctaaaagacctggacgtccacggaagacaacagtggtggatgatggcagaatcatttccatggtgaagagaaaccccttcacaacagccaaccaagtgaacaacactctccaggaagtaggcgtatcaatatccaagtctaccataaagagaagtctgcatgaaagtaaatacagagggtgcactgcaaggtgcaagccactcataagccttaCAAATAGAAAGAATAGATTGGGCTCTgctcaaaaatatctaaaaaagccagcacagttctggaaaaacattctttggacagatgaagccaagatcaacctttaccggaatgatggcaagaaaaaagtatggagaaggcgtggaacagctcatgatccaatgcataccacatcatctgtaaaacatggcggaggcagtgtgatggcttgggcgtgcatggctgccatggcactcggacactagtgtttatccatgatgtgacacaggacagaagcagccgaatgaattctgaggtgttcagagacatactgtctgctcaaatccagctaaatgcagtcacattgattgggaggcgtttcataatacagatggacaatgacccaaaacatacagccaaagcaacccaggagtttattaaagcaaagaagtggaatattcttgaatggccaagtcagtcacctgatctgaacccaattgagcatgcatttcacttgttgaagactaaacttcggacagaaaggcccacaaacaaacagcaactgaaaggcGCTGCActgggaggaaacccaacatctggtgatgtccatgagttcaagactacaggcggtcattgccagcaaagggttttcaaccaagtattagaaatgaacattttattttcagctttttaatttgtccaattacttttgagcccatCACATAGtttatcacatttttatgaaatcattttgttcaacccaccaaATTAAAGTGAAATATGAAAGTCTGGAGTTCAAcgacatctgagttgttttatttaaaattaattgtggtaatgtacagaaccaaaattagaaaaaaagttgcctgtccaaatatttatggacccaactgtacgTGGTGggcaatttacattttaatgtgccAATAAGAGGGACGTATAATAATTTCTGCAGATTTTATGATTAGGGCACAAggtaaatactaaaaatgtttactgAAGTAGAAATAAAATAGGACTTGACATGCAGTTTGATAAAGTAGTTTGTATCAAACAAGTGccattttgattttattaaaatgttttttctcactTTGCAGCACCTTTCTCTCTACGTGCACTTCTGTAaaggctgcatggcatttctctggGCGAGTTACTGATGACAACATTGGACCAAGCCTATGTAATGTTTGTGGAAAAGGGTTCTCCATCAACAGCACATCTAATGGGGTAAGAATGCGGAATTGCAATTTTAAAGCAGAGATAAATTCATGACCCTTCTCCTAACCCCTCTAATTTCATGTAATgtgaaatatgaaataatgagaACCCAACACATAATCCAATATTGGGTTTATTCAGGTGTTaacacctgctgtttgtttacaaggCAGTGAAGATTCTGCTTCCATATTGAGCCCCTATTGTAAAATATAAGGGATTAAAGTGCtagtttagaaaatgtaaagagCGCATgatttaaccacccggccgttaaacccgaccttggttcggggtaaaaacacttgcaaaaagtgttaaacccgaacttttctcaggtgggtaaacaaacaNNNNNNNNNNNNNNNNNNNNNNNNNNNNNNNNNNNNNNNNNNNNNNNNNNNNNNNNNNNNNNNNNNNNNNNNNNNNNNNNNNNNNNNNNNNNNNNNNNNNNNNNNNNNNNNNNNNNNNNNNNNNNNNNNNNNNNNNNNNNNNNNNNNNNNNNNNNNNNNNNNNNNNNNNNNNNNNNNNNNNNNNNNNNNNNNNNNNNNNNNNNNNNNNNNNNNNNNNNNNNNNNNNNNNNNNNNNNNNNNNNNNNNNNNNNNNNNNNNNNNNNNNNNNNNNNNNNNNNNNNNNNNNNNNNNNNNNNNNNNNNNNNNNNNNNNNNNNNNNNNNNNNNNNNNNNNNNNNNNNNNNNNNNNNNNNNNNNNNNNNNNNNNNNNNNNNNNNNNNNNNNNNNNNNNNNNNNNNNNNNNNNNNNNNNNNNNNNNNNNNNNNNNNNNNNNNNNNNNNNNNNNNNNNNNNNNNNNNNNNNNNNNNNNNNNNNNNNNNNNNNNNNNNNNNNNNNNNNNNNNNNNNNNNNNNNNNNNNNNNNNNNNNNNNNNNNNNNNNNNNNNNNNNNNNNNNNNNNNNNNNNNNNNNNNNNNNNNNNNNNNNNNNNNNNNNNNNNNNNNNNNNNNNNNNNNNNNNNNNNNNNNNNNNNNNNNNNNNNNNNNNNNNNNNNNNNNNNNNNNNNNNNNNNNNNNNNNNNNNNNaaatattttgtattggattcaatacaaagtcctgtatccaatccaatacaaagtatatttatgtggtcttgtctataggtatgtgacgttggacagtataccgaattattgcattttcactatttttgatttatttatgtattcttgtttaagctgatatttgtgtttttattttaattttattaaaagtaatttttttttttttttttttacacatgattgtgtttcaaacatttttttattcatgatatctactagataGTTACATACTAGTAGTTACATACTAGTATAGTATAGTTACATAATAGTCTACTAGAgaggttacaggtctacaatttaaaaaaaaaaaatttcatgaaaaacagtgtactgcttttggtacagaaatctagacaacagtgaaacgcccaggtggttaaagacatATTTACatctatttagaaaatgtattacaagCAGAACCCTTATTCTTTTctatatgtatgtttaaaatgtatgagctatatttataaaagagattctgacattcctttaaacattccctgatggaaatcaattactgccatttaaacacaaggacctggaagactcTCACAAAGGAATGTGATTCCCTTATCTATAAACAGGGCCCCATGTGTTGCAGTCTAATATGACGAAGGGACCCATATGGGTCAATTTTCACctacatgtgtatttatttccatataaattttatttcagaaatattttaaagcaatacgatttataaatatttagcaaaatgctaaaaaaaaacgtCCAGTTTAGCTTTGAAAAGGGGACTACAGAGCACACAGCGGGAAAGCACAAATAATTTATTCCTATGGTTGATTAGAAGTTATGGCAGCCTCCCACCATTTCAGCAAAGGACAGCCACCAAGTGCCGCAGAGGACCCTCCAACCACATTTCCTTTGCAATGGCTGTGCAGTGCCAGAGAGGATCACACAGTGAAGATCAGGGAAACAGAGAGGGAAGGTATATTACCAAGggggaaagatttaaaaaaaaaaaaataataatccttgCTACAAAATACGAGGCATAAGGGGAATATTAAATTACCCATTCTACAAAATGGAGTTTGTGAGAGACTTGTGCCATTCAAGTTTCactatttaaattgtattatatgtgtacatatacttATACACTTACACTTCacttggagggggggggggttaaaatgtGTTTGCTAATTTCAAGCCTGAAATTTGATTTCACACTCTTTGGGAAAACTtgtttgggtaatttttttttttttttttttttaagtgggaaAGGTTATATCCTCTGTTGAATTTTATTTGCCGTGTCCCCGTTTCATTTCAGATTCATCTCTTTGTATGTACTGGTAAGAACTAcaagaagaaagtaaaaaatgcataaaaagagcTGACCCCAGAAAAAGAAGTAAGGGTAATGCTTCCAATTAGGACACATTATGGATAATACAATTGTATAAGAGGGGATCTCCTCTCATTTCTGTATCTGTCCACCACATGCACATTACTCCAATGAACCTTAATGGATATGTGCATGTAGAGGTGCAGTTTATGCTGAAAAGCACCCCACGCacaaaattcaaaatgaatggtCTGCCATATACTAAATTTGATCATAATAGTCTCAATAAAGGCATTAACTTTTTAACTAAAATGTCGTTATTTTCCAATATAtgtaattctgttaaaaaaaaaaaaaaatacctggtgatcatATCAGGAAGATCCTTCTTCAGACACTTCCTGTAGTAAGGTGATGAATGATCTGGCCCCATCTCCTGTGTTGTTGCTGTGCTTCAAATAGAGATCATCACTTTCAACACACATTACTCAGGTGGGGTCCACTGATGCCACTATAGGGCAACCCACGCTGAGAAATGACATGCTGCCATCACTGGAGAAGATGTGGTCAGGAAGTAGCTGCTTGTGATCAACAGCCCTGGGATGTAGCAaaagatt of the Pyxicephalus adspersus chromosome 11, UCB_Pads_2.0, whole genome shotgun sequence genome contains:
- the SSU72 gene encoding RNA polymerase II subunit A C-terminal domain phosphatase SSU72 translates to MPSTPLRVAVVCSSNQNRSMEAHNILSKRSFNVRSFGTGTHVKLPGPAPDKPNVYDFKTTYEQMYNDLLKKDKELYTQNGILHMLDRNKRIKPRPERFQNCKDYFDLVITCEERVYDQVVEDLNSREQETCQPVHVINVDIQDNHEEATLGAFLICELCQCIQHTEDMENEIDELLQEFEDKSGRTFLHTICFY